Proteins co-encoded in one Sulfurimonas sp. HSL1-2 genomic window:
- the soxC gene encoding sulfite dehydrogenase, with product MRNEYSQHDAENVSAERRNFFKKTAALSATAIAGAGMLSGTRAMAEDDPVIMNTPDWGHKIGYPVTKNRYGMPSPYEHNITRRNAQLLSSGNWQASIAMCPIQDLSGIMTPNGLFFSRCHGGIPTINPNEWRLMIHGLVEKPLVLTLEQLKRYPNVSRIHFVECPANGGPEWRGPQFNSIQFAKGMMSNAEWTGVYLKDILKDLGLKPSAKWMLAEGIDSSHMGRTVPVDKVLDDAMIVWGQNGEALRPEQGYPVRLLLPGWEGNLCVKWLGRLEFAAEPFYAKEETAKYTALKPSGKAIQHFYANEVNSIITSPCPEKPWTDLKAGDMVEIEGLAWSGMGTIEGVDVSFDGGNNWVEAKLKGLVLPKSWTRFSFMYKYEGKPLILASRARDDAGYIQPTIDQETAVMGVESVYHRNGIATWEVTAEGKVNNVQVRS from the coding sequence ATGAGAAACGAATATTCTCAACACGATGCTGAAAACGTGTCGGCCGAAAGAAGAAACTTCTTCAAAAAAACCGCCGCACTCTCAGCCACGGCGATCGCCGGTGCCGGAATGCTCTCCGGTACACGTGCGATGGCCGAAGATGATCCTGTCATTATGAACACACCGGACTGGGGTCACAAGATCGGCTATCCGGTCACAAAAAACCGCTACGGTATGCCTTCACCGTACGAGCACAACATCACTCGCCGCAACGCGCAGCTCCTCTCTTCAGGAAACTGGCAGGCATCTATCGCGATGTGTCCGATCCAGGACCTCAGCGGTATCATGACGCCGAACGGCCTCTTCTTCAGCCGCTGCCACGGTGGTATCCCGACCATCAACCCGAACGAGTGGCGCCTGATGATCCACGGCCTTGTCGAAAAGCCGCTGGTTCTGACGCTTGAGCAGCTCAAGCGCTACCCGAACGTCAGCCGCATTCACTTCGTCGAGTGTCCGGCAAACGGCGGCCCGGAATGGCGTGGACCGCAGTTCAACTCCATCCAGTTCGCCAAAGGGATGATGAGTAACGCCGAGTGGACCGGCGTCTACCTCAAAGACATCCTTAAAGACCTCGGCCTCAAGCCGAGTGCAAAATGGATGCTCGCGGAAGGTATCGACAGCTCGCACATGGGCCGTACCGTCCCGGTTGACAAAGTACTCGACGATGCGATGATCGTTTGGGGTCAGAACGGTGAAGCCCTCCGTCCGGAGCAGGGTTATCCTGTCCGCCTCCTCCTCCCGGGATGGGAAGGCAACCTCTGTGTCAAATGGCTCGGACGCCTCGAATTCGCTGCTGAACCGTTCTACGCGAAAGAAGAAACCGCGAAATATACGGCGCTCAAGCCGTCCGGCAAAGCGATCCAGCACTTCTATGCGAACGAAGTCAACTCCATCATCACCTCTCCGTGCCCGGAAAAACCGTGGACGGATCTGAAAGCCGGCGACATGGTCGAGATCGAAGGTCTCGCATGGAGCGGTATGGGTACGATCGAAGGTGTCGACGTCAGCTTCGACGGCGGAAACAACTGGGTCGAAGCGAAACTCAAAGGTCTTGTCCTTCCGAAGTCCTGGACACGCTTCAGCTTTATGTACAAATACGAAGGCAAGCCGCTGATCCTCGCGAGCCGCGCACGCGATGACGCAGGCTATATCCAGCCGACAATCGATCAAGAAACCGCAGTGATGGGTGTCGAATCTGTTTACCACAGAAACGGTATCGCCACATGGGAAGTCACTGCAGAAGGGAAGGTAAACAATGTTCAAGTTCGATCGTAA
- a CDS encoding c-type cytochrome — translation MFKFDRKFILGASAAAAVAMLATGCVESGDAAAPSASNGDNVLTYANGKRVIDGGRYYATVNGKSGPYYVNTDAENGGYTYGRTPTANELEAWNTTVTPWRLPPKGEGTAEEGEAIYEAKCVMCHGDFGSGGGGYPALSKGNAYDNVKTLKFQRVTPDAEGPIRVFGNYWSEASTLWWYIMEGMPHPDTRTLTDDEVYALVAYILNLNEMEIDGEEVDSEYVLDQEKFAKIVMPNKDGFEPVIDGENGLENVRTYFADPANFGAQKIATADERCMSNCQKETAKVVPISIEQKEFIPPLSQVRDLPEVENTAGVDLEAKNTYESSCAVCHGAAGMGAPVVGDKKAWAAVVGKGMDQVYARAINGTDAGMPPKGGTDLSDDKLKAVVDYMIGQSK, via the coding sequence ATGTTCAAGTTCGATCGTAAATTTATTCTTGGTGCTTCCGCAGCGGCAGCGGTCGCTATGCTCGCTACGGGCTGTGTCGAGAGCGGTGACGCTGCGGCACCGTCTGCATCCAACGGCGACAATGTCCTTACCTATGCAAACGGCAAACGCGTCATCGACGGTGGGCGTTACTATGCGACCGTCAACGGCAAAAGCGGACCGTACTATGTAAATACCGATGCGGAAAACGGCGGTTACACTTACGGGCGCACACCGACGGCAAACGAACTCGAAGCATGGAACACGACGGTCACACCGTGGCGTCTGCCGCCGAAAGGCGAAGGTACCGCTGAAGAGGGTGAAGCTATCTACGAAGCAAAATGTGTCATGTGTCACGGTGACTTCGGTTCCGGCGGCGGCGGATACCCGGCACTCTCCAAAGGAAATGCTTACGACAACGTAAAAACCCTCAAATTCCAGCGCGTCACGCCGGATGCCGAAGGTCCGATCCGCGTCTTCGGTAACTACTGGTCGGAAGCGAGCACCCTGTGGTGGTACATCATGGAAGGTATGCCGCACCCGGATACACGCACGCTGACAGATGATGAAGTCTACGCACTCGTTGCCTATATCCTGAACCTCAACGAGATGGAAATCGACGGCGAGGAAGTTGATTCCGAGTACGTTCTCGATCAGGAGAAATTCGCGAAGATCGTCATGCCGAACAAAGACGGTTTCGAACCGGTCATCGATGGTGAAAACGGTCTCGAAAATGTCCGTACCTATTTCGCGGACCCGGCAAACTTCGGCGCGCAGAAAATTGCTACTGCGGACGAGCGCTGTATGAGCAACTGTCAGAAAGAGACGGCCAAAGTCGTTCCGATCTCTATCGAGCAGAAAGAGTTCATCCCGCCGCTTTCCCAGGTACGTGACCTGCCGGAAGTTGAAAACACTGCAGGCGTTGACCTCGAAGCGAAAAACACTTATGAATCCAGCTGTGCCGTATGTCACGGTGCTGCGGGCATGGGTGCTCCGGTGGTCGGCGACAAGAAAGCGTGGGCCGCTGTTGTCGGCAAGGGTATGGACCAGGTCTATGCTCGCGCCATCAACGGTACCGACGCAGGCATGCCTCCGAAGGGCGGCACGGATCTGTCTGACGACAAACTCAAGGCAGTGGTCGATTACATGATCGGCCAGAGCAAGTAA
- a CDS encoding thiosulfate oxidation carrier protein SoxY → MQRRTFLSLAAGACALAAVPASVRAEDFRKSKPTVWTAKTVDDALKAMYGTTATVAQGVTVVAPDVASNGGAVPVDVKSDIAAKSMIIVQNVNPEAAVIVYDLNEYSIIDFSIKIKMKASGTITAVVQGTDGKLYSGSKTLDVALGGCEG, encoded by the coding sequence ATGCAAAGAAGAACATTCCTCTCTCTCGCAGCTGGCGCTTGCGCCCTGGCTGCTGTACCGGCAAGCGTCCGTGCGGAAGATTTCCGTAAATCCAAGCCGACAGTATGGACGGCAAAAACTGTTGACGATGCCCTCAAAGCAATGTACGGCACGACTGCAACTGTTGCACAGGGCGTCACTGTCGTCGCTCCGGACGTTGCAAGCAACGGCGGCGCGGTACCGGTCGATGTCAAATCCGACATCGCTGCGAAATCCATGATCATCGTCCAGAACGTCAACCCGGAAGCAGCGGTTATCGTTTACGACCTCAACGAGTACAGCATCATCGACTTCTCCATCAAGATCAAGATGAAGGCTTCCGGTACGATCACAGCAGTCGTACAGGGTACAGACGGCAAGCTCTACAGCGGCTCCAAAACACTCGACGTTGCACTCGGTGGTTGTGAGGGCTGA
- the soxZ gene encoding thiosulfate oxidation carrier complex protein SoxZ, with amino-acid sequence MRIKAKLKGNVVSVKAMAKHDMWTYDIAEKKTGDRNNANFITHIDAKVGAATVMDASVSQFLSKNPIFKFAFKGDFKAGDELVMTWVDLKGNTKTSKAKIK; translated from the coding sequence ATGAGAATCAAAGCAAAACTCAAAGGTAATGTCGTTTCTGTAAAAGCGATGGCGAAGCACGACATGTGGACATACGATATCGCTGAGAAGAAAACCGGCGACCGCAACAACGCGAACTTCATCACGCACATCGACGCAAAAGTCGGCGCTGCAACCGTTATGGACGCGTCTGTCAGCCAGTTCCTCTCCAAGAACCCGATCTTCAAGTTCGCATTCAAAGGCGACTTCAAAGCGGGTGACGAACTCGTCATGACTTGGGTTGACCTCAAGGGCAACACCAAGACTTCCAAAGCTAAAATCAAGTAA
- a CDS encoding thioredoxin fold domain-containing protein, giving the protein MYKHRIITLLLFMSFFFSLSARDIDLNRIALDTAKQKKTLLVWLHKKDCGYCEAMYEFTLGDEKVAALLESSFQLVDININDNDTVTYNGFKGSGHDFAKHVGYNFYPSSLFLNADAALIFAAPGYVEEKDFFNMLGYVSSGAYKSMNYDGYKKTGAGK; this is encoded by the coding sequence GTGTATAAACACCGCATCATCACCCTCTTACTTTTTATGTCGTTCTTTTTCTCCTTGTCCGCACGCGATATCGATCTCAACCGCATAGCACTCGACACGGCCAAGCAGAAGAAGACCCTCCTGGTATGGCTTCACAAAAAGGATTGCGGCTACTGTGAAGCAATGTATGAATTCACCCTCGGGGACGAGAAAGTCGCCGCTTTACTTGAATCATCATTTCAGCTCGTCGATATCAACATCAACGACAATGATACAGTGACCTATAATGGCTTCAAGGGCAGCGGACACGACTTCGCCAAACATGTCGGGTACAATTTCTACCCCTCATCGCTTTTCCTGAATGCGGACGCAGCGCTCATCTTTGCCGCCCCCGGCTATGTCGAGGAGAAGGATTTCTTCAACATGCTCGGCTATGTCAGCAGCGGTGCATACAAATCGATGAACTATGACGGCTATAAGAAGACGGGAGCAGGAAAGTGA
- a CDS encoding MOSC domain-containing protein, whose product MSKHEGKVLGLYHALKGVEGRHEYEEIEIDDQGILGDKYYGKNLNRTILITSEEASYVMAAAEGITMPYGSLGENIVIDINPYHLQPGQQLQIGDTVVAITQNCTLCSSLGKVDERLPELLKNDRGIFAKTVQGGKIKKGDTVTIL is encoded by the coding sequence GTGAGTAAGCACGAAGGTAAGGTACTTGGCCTTTATCATGCCCTGAAAGGGGTTGAAGGGCGTCATGAATATGAAGAGATCGAAATCGACGATCAGGGTATCCTGGGCGATAAATACTACGGTAAAAACCTCAACCGTACCATTCTGATCACCTCCGAAGAGGCCAGCTATGTCATGGCGGCTGCAGAAGGTATCACCATGCCATACGGCTCCCTGGGGGAGAATATCGTCATCGATATCAACCCCTATCACCTCCAGCCGGGCCAGCAGCTGCAAATCGGCGATACGGTAGTCGCCATTACGCAGAACTGTACCCTCTGCAGCAGCCTCGGCAAAGTTGACGAAAGACTCCCGGAGCTTCTCAAAAACGACCGGGGCATTTTCGCGAAAACCGTTCAGGGCGGTAAGATAAAAAAAGGTGATACAGTCACTATACTCTGA
- a CDS encoding DUF302 domain-containing protein — MNPFANALLWAFLSLTLLSSTAASETAIQQDIRIFTVNNPAGKITGATIEKAFETAGFLIDGNNDMNKPFQARFGATHFPVYRLATIHDPDLSAKLIAVNPLMGLLTPLSMSIWQDLEGNMNVSILSLRGLSRMTRIPMNNPDLIALADKMGNALTTALPSGHFKPLAYQKVADASMPLSVTFQATFEAPKDGTVLDAKDDFEAEFEAEMEPIGFLFPGFIDVNEELQERGNDGFDFYDTYSVCKLDVIFPIHKVHPEVGAFAPCTFFLYKQKNDSVVHMGFPSVQNWIASTDIADKSSLDPLIKAENLFIDTVNGITE; from the coding sequence ATGAATCCCTTCGCGAACGCCCTTCTCTGGGCTTTTCTGTCCCTGACGCTGCTCTCAAGCACCGCCGCATCGGAAACGGCTATCCAACAGGATATCCGTATCTTTACCGTCAACAACCCTGCAGGCAAAATTACCGGTGCCACCATAGAAAAAGCCTTTGAAACGGCCGGTTTCCTGATCGACGGCAACAATGACATGAACAAGCCCTTCCAGGCCCGGTTCGGTGCAACGCACTTTCCGGTCTACCGTCTCGCCACTATCCATGATCCCGACCTCTCCGCCAAACTGATTGCCGTTAATCCGCTGATGGGGCTGCTGACACCCCTCTCCATGTCCATCTGGCAAGACCTCGAGGGCAATATGAACGTTTCCATTCTTTCCCTCCGCGGTCTTTCGCGTATGACACGGATCCCGATGAACAATCCCGATCTCATCGCCCTGGCGGACAAAATGGGCAATGCGTTAACCACAGCACTCCCCAGCGGCCATTTCAAGCCCCTGGCCTACCAGAAGGTTGCGGATGCTTCCATGCCGCTTTCCGTCACGTTCCAGGCCACGTTTGAGGCGCCGAAAGACGGCACCGTCCTCGATGCCAAAGATGATTTTGAAGCGGAATTCGAAGCGGAGATGGAGCCGATAGGCTTTCTCTTTCCAGGTTTTATCGACGTCAACGAGGAACTCCAGGAGCGCGGAAATGACGGTTTTGACTTTTACGACACCTATTCCGTCTGTAAACTCGACGTCATCTTTCCCATCCACAAAGTGCATCCGGAAGTCGGAGCCTTCGCACCCTGTACCTTCTTTCTTTACAAACAAAAAAACGACAGCGTTGTCCACATGGGCTTCCCGTCCGTACAAAACTGGATTGCATCCACGGACATCGCCGACAAGTCCTCACTCGACCCTCTGATCAAAGCGGAGAATCTTTTTATCGACACCGTCAACGGTATCACGGAATAG
- a CDS encoding outer membrane protein transport protein: MTRTIKLAVAAALAFGTTSAFATNGDHLIGLGAKSRAMGGVSIGMPFGAESGINNPALLSSVKGTQISFGGTLFAPNVKYDAKDGNGKQDSAADLNVIPEVSVGNKVGDHFFWGIGIWGTAGMGTDYRRENTQSTMNMVTALQLMQLGVPLAYEMNGFSIGFTPIVQYGALDINYNAMGTTVGEGLAQDLKLTWNAGLAYTVGALTVGAVYRAEIPMKYRGQISGATGPFAGLGILPAPFGDELTQPAEIGAGFSFKLTRNNTIAFDYKQVKWGDAKGYKQFNWKNTDVYAVGYQFEVDGYALRAGFNHGAQPIEEADGTTLEGAAINVFNLLGFPAVVENHITAGASAPLTDQLSVDLAVGYAMKTKVSFDTSALDGMMTGPSNEVTHSQLGATFQLTYDF; this comes from the coding sequence ATGACACGTACAATTAAATTGGCTGTGGCTGCGGCATTGGCATTTGGAACGACATCCGCATTTGCAACAAACGGCGACCACCTGATCGGACTGGGTGCCAAATCACGCGCGATGGGCGGTGTGAGTATCGGGATGCCGTTCGGTGCCGAATCGGGGATTAACAACCCCGCGTTGTTGAGTTCTGTCAAGGGGACTCAGATTTCATTCGGCGGTACGCTTTTCGCACCGAATGTCAAATACGATGCCAAAGACGGTAACGGTAAACAGGATAGCGCCGCGGATCTGAATGTCATCCCTGAAGTTTCAGTAGGGAATAAGGTCGGTGACCACTTCTTCTGGGGTATCGGTATTTGGGGGACTGCCGGTATGGGTACGGATTACCGCAGAGAGAATACTCAAAGCACTATGAATATGGTCACTGCGCTCCAGCTCATGCAGCTGGGTGTGCCGCTCGCTTATGAAATGAACGGGTTCAGCATCGGGTTTACACCGATCGTCCAATACGGGGCGTTGGACATTAATTACAATGCGATGGGAACGACTGTCGGTGAAGGCCTTGCGCAGGATCTGAAACTGACATGGAACGCCGGTCTCGCGTATACTGTAGGAGCCTTGACTGTCGGTGCCGTTTACCGTGCTGAAATTCCGATGAAGTACCGGGGCCAGATTTCTGGTGCAACAGGGCCTTTCGCGGGTCTGGGCATACTGCCTGCCCCGTTTGGGGATGAATTGACGCAGCCGGCCGAAATTGGTGCCGGTTTCTCTTTCAAGTTGACCCGCAACAACACAATTGCTTTTGACTACAAGCAGGTGAAATGGGGCGATGCGAAAGGGTATAAACAGTTCAACTGGAAAAACACGGATGTTTATGCTGTCGGGTACCAGTTCGAGGTAGACGGGTATGCCCTTCGTGCCGGTTTCAACCACGGTGCACAGCCGATCGAAGAGGCGGACGGTACGACACTCGAAGGTGCCGCAATCAACGTCTTCAACCTGCTTGGTTTCCCGGCAGTCGTAGAAAACCATATTACTGCCGGTGCTTCTGCACCGTTGACAGACCAGCTTTCCGTGGACCTGGCGGTCGGCTATGCAATGAAAACGAAGGTTTCATTCGATACATCCGCACTTGACGGTATGATGACAGGACCGAGCAACGAAGTGACACACTCACAGCTCGGCGCCACATTCCAGCTGACTTACGACTTCTAA
- a CDS encoding Bax inhibitor-1/YccA family protein, with amino-acid sequence MGLYDREYARGRAADHYAANRSETQIVSFVKETYKLFAASLMAAAVGSYVGIPIAGTLQAMHWPLFFLVIGLLIGLHFAKHKQGLNLILLFAFTFATGMMIAPLLSVILGMSGGATIVGNAFAMTSVIFGAMSFYAIRTTKDFTSFGKPLFIALLVIIGFSIVNIFLGSPLMAVIISAAAVFLFSIFVVYDTQAIMRGVFETPIEGAVALYLDFFNIFVNLLQLLGIFGGNED; translated from the coding sequence ATGGGACTTTATGATAGAGAATATGCACGCGGCAGGGCAGCGGATCACTACGCAGCCAACCGCAGTGAAACACAGATCGTTTCCTTTGTAAAAGAGACCTACAAACTGTTTGCCGCTTCCCTGATGGCTGCGGCTGTCGGTTCGTACGTGGGGATTCCTATCGCCGGGACCCTTCAGGCGATGCACTGGCCGCTCTTTTTCCTGGTCATCGGTCTGCTGATCGGCCTGCACTTTGCCAAGCACAAGCAGGGGCTCAACCTGATCCTGCTTTTCGCATTCACGTTTGCAACCGGTATGATGATCGCACCGCTGCTCTCCGTCATCCTCGGTATGTCCGGCGGGGCGACCATTGTCGGTAACGCTTTTGCAATGACATCAGTCATCTTCGGCGCCATGAGCTTCTACGCCATCCGTACGACGAAAGACTTCACCTCTTTCGGCAAGCCCCTCTTTATCGCCCTTCTGGTGATCATCGGCTTCTCGATCGTCAATATCTTCCTCGGAAGCCCGCTGATGGCCGTCATTATCTCCGCCGCAGCGGTTTTCCTGTTCAGCATCTTTGTCGTTTACGACACGCAGGCGATCATGCGCGGGGTGTTTGAAACACCGATCGAGGGCGCCGTTGCCCTCTACCTCGACTTCTTCAATATCTTCGTCAACCTGCTCCAGCTCCTGGGCATCTTCGGTGGCAACGAAGACTGA
- a CDS encoding thiamine-phosphate pyrophosphorylase produces the protein MATKTDALSPDLFRVIDANLNRLKEGIRVIEDIARYLQNDKTTASSLKALRHRSRINDLQNLLSSRDSVNDVLRPTVESELNRSSIESILIANYKRAQESSRVLEEMYKIVDPALSETFKQIRYELYTLEKEHLLSSE, from the coding sequence GTGGCAACGAAGACTGACGCTCTTTCACCCGATCTCTTTCGGGTGATCGACGCCAACCTGAACCGCCTCAAAGAGGGCATCCGCGTCATCGAGGATATCGCCCGCTATCTCCAAAACGACAAAACAACCGCTTCCAGTCTCAAAGCCCTTCGCCACCGCAGCAGAATAAACGATCTGCAAAACCTGCTCTCTTCCCGGGACAGCGTCAATGACGTGCTGCGTCCGACGGTAGAGAGCGAATTGAACCGTTCCTCGATTGAGAGCATCCTCATCGCCAACTACAAACGGGCCCAGGAGTCGTCACGGGTATTGGAGGAGATGTATAAGATCGTCGACCCTGCCCTCTCTGAAACATTCAAGCAGATCCGCTACGAGCTCTATACACTGGAAAAAGAGCACCTGCTCAGTTCTGAATAA
- a CDS encoding methyltransferase domain-containing protein, which yields MNVQNEFSRYADHYGSYNVIQKKVAQRLVAGVKDAPQHLLDIGCGRGAVAERIDWPYQQLVGIDFAPGMLVLHPQGEHIMCLQGDFDDPKLYASLKAAHFDRVFSASALQWSPDLAHTFALIRSLNAPVSLAIFTAGTFGTLFKTAGLPPLLRSADEVERLAKRFFNASCEVVRYSLAFDNTRDMFRYIKRSGVSGNRNVLTYKETKQLMQNYPSDRLEFEVLFIQN from the coding sequence ATGAACGTTCAGAACGAATTTTCCCGTTACGCCGACCATTACGGCAGCTACAATGTTATTCAGAAGAAGGTGGCGCAAAGACTGGTCGCCGGAGTAAAGGATGCACCGCAGCATCTGCTTGATATCGGCTGTGGGCGCGGTGCTGTCGCCGAACGTATCGATTGGCCTTATCAACAACTTGTCGGCATTGATTTTGCGCCAGGGATGCTGGTGCTGCATCCCCAGGGGGAGCATATTATGTGTCTCCAGGGCGACTTCGACGATCCAAAGCTCTACGCTTCGCTGAAAGCAGCACACTTCGACCGTGTCTTTTCCGCCTCCGCCCTGCAGTGGTCGCCGGACCTGGCGCACACCTTCGCATTGATCCGTTCACTGAATGCACCGGTCTCCCTTGCGATCTTCACGGCAGGGACCTTCGGAACCCTGTTCAAAACGGCGGGGCTGCCACCGCTACTTCGGAGTGCTGATGAAGTGGAACGGCTGGCAAAGCGTTTTTTCAATGCATCGTGCGAAGTGGTCCGCTACTCGCTCGCCTTTGACAATACACGCGACATGTTCCGTTATATCAAGCGCAGCGGGGTCAGCGGGAACCGCAATGTCCTCACCTATAAAGAGACGAAACAGCTGATGCAGAATTATCCGTCAGACCGCTTGGAGTTCGAGGTGCTCTTTATTCAGAACTGA
- a CDS encoding metal ABC transporter permease, whose protein sequence is MLELFQYQFMVNAFLAGIMIALLASISGAFVVLRRYALLTETLAHSALVGVAVGILTETNPVWMAVAAALLSAWTIEYLRSFFHLYSDAVLAIFLSGSLALAVIIVSLAGAFNSSLFSYLFGSILSVSREEVWTIFAVGVPALALLGYFYKELYFIAFDEEVAKTGGIPVTLLNFMLVSIVAVIIALSIRIVGTLLIGALMVIPTVAALRFRQGFSVTVGLSVLFALFSVTAGMLLSYAFALPSGATIVMCVLLIFVISLLINRR, encoded by the coding sequence ATGCTGGAACTGTTCCAATACCAGTTTATGGTCAATGCGTTTCTTGCCGGGATCATGATCGCGCTGCTGGCCTCTATCAGCGGGGCCTTCGTCGTCCTGCGCCGCTACGCGCTGCTGACGGAGACCCTGGCGCATTCGGCGCTGGTCGGGGTCGCCGTCGGGATCCTGACCGAGACCAACCCGGTCTGGATGGCGGTGGCGGCGGCACTGCTCAGTGCATGGACCATCGAATACCTGCGCAGTTTTTTTCACCTCTATTCCGATGCCGTCCTGGCGATCTTCCTTTCGGGTTCGCTTGCCCTGGCCGTGATCATCGTCTCCCTGGCGGGGGCATTCAACAGCTCGCTTTTCAGCTACCTCTTTGGCTCCATCCTCTCCGTCTCGCGGGAAGAGGTCTGGACGATCTTCGCCGTCGGTGTCCCGGCCCTGGCACTGTTGGGGTACTTCTATAAAGAGCTCTACTTTATCGCCTTCGATGAGGAGGTTGCCAAAACGGGCGGCATTCCGGTGACGCTGCTGAACTTTATGCTAGTGAGCATTGTTGCAGTCATCATCGCCCTCTCCATCCGCATCGTCGGGACCCTGCTGATCGGTGCTTTGATGGTTATCCCCACCGTCGCGGCCCTGCGTTTCCGCCAGGGCTTCTCTGTCACGGTCGGCCTTTCGGTTCTTTTTGCCCTCTTTTCGGTGACCGCCGGTATGCTGCTCTCCTACGCCTTCGCACTTCCCAGCGGCGCGACCATCGTCATGTGCGTACTGCTGATCTTTGTCATCTCCCTGTTGATCAACCGCCGATGA